In Streptomyces ambofaciens ATCC 23877, a single genomic region encodes these proteins:
- a CDS encoding RecQ family ATP-dependent DNA helicase, translating to MEHTSNADLRTAADAVLARLVGDASGTARLRDDQWRAIEALVADRRRALVVQRTGWGKSAVYFVATALQRARGAGPTVIVSPLLALMRNQVEAAARAGIRARTINSSNTEEWAVVQDEITAGEVDVLLVSPERLNNPDFRDQVLPRLSAATGLLVVDEAHCISDWGHDFRPDYRRLRTMLTDLPPGVPVLATTATANARVTADVAEQLGTGGTSDALVLRGPLDRESLSLGVLRLSDAAHRMAWLADHLDRLPGSGIIYTLTVAAAEEVTAFLRQRGHTVASYTGKTENADRQQAENDLLANRVKALVATSALGMGFDKPDLGFVVHLGSPSSPIAYYQQVGRAGRGVEHAEVLLLPGKEDEAIWEYFASLAFPSEDLVRRTLDVLARAERPLSLPALEPLVELRRSRLETMLKVLDVDGAVKRVKGGWIATGQPWTYDAERYDWVARQRKAEQQAMRDYASTTDCRMEFLQRQLDDEGAKPCGHCDNCAGPRFTGDTSPAALDAARVDLGRAGVEVEPRRMWPTGLPAIGVELKGRIPAGEQAAPGRALGRLSDIGWGNRLRPMLSPQAPDGPLPDDVAKAVVGVLADWAKGPDGWASGATDAPPRPVGVVTVASHTRPQLIQSLGARIAEVGRLPMLGSVEYTGEAPRASRSNSAQRLKALDGALTVPPALAATLTDLAGPVLLVDDCTETGWTLAVAARLLRRAGAHGVFPLVLAVQG from the coding sequence ATGGAGCACACGAGCAACGCGGATCTTCGGACAGCGGCCGACGCGGTCCTCGCCCGCCTCGTCGGGGACGCGTCCGGCACCGCCCGGCTGCGGGACGACCAGTGGCGGGCGATCGAGGCGTTGGTCGCCGACCGGCGCAGGGCCCTCGTCGTCCAGCGCACGGGGTGGGGGAAGTCCGCCGTCTACTTCGTGGCGACCGCGCTGCAGCGCGCACGCGGTGCCGGCCCCACGGTGATCGTCTCCCCGCTGCTCGCCCTCATGCGCAACCAGGTGGAGGCCGCGGCTCGGGCAGGAATCCGCGCCCGGACCATCAACTCCTCCAACACCGAGGAGTGGGCGGTGGTGCAGGACGAGATCACCGCCGGCGAGGTCGACGTGCTTCTGGTGAGCCCCGAGCGGCTCAACAACCCGGACTTCCGCGACCAGGTCCTGCCCAGACTCTCCGCCGCGACCGGACTGCTCGTGGTGGACGAGGCCCACTGCATCTCCGACTGGGGCCACGACTTCCGCCCGGACTACCGACGGCTGCGCACGATGCTCACCGATCTCCCGCCCGGTGTGCCCGTCCTGGCGACCACCGCCACCGCCAATGCCCGTGTGACCGCCGACGTGGCGGAACAGCTCGGCACCGGAGGCACATCGGACGCGCTGGTGCTGCGCGGACCGCTGGACCGGGAGAGCCTCAGCCTGGGGGTGCTGCGGCTGTCCGACGCGGCGCACCGGATGGCCTGGCTCGCCGACCACCTCGACCGACTGCCGGGCTCCGGGATCATCTACACGCTCACCGTCGCCGCCGCGGAAGAGGTCACCGCATTCCTCCGGCAGCGTGGCCACACGGTCGCCTCCTACACCGGCAAGACCGAGAACGCGGACCGTCAGCAGGCCGAGAACGACCTGCTCGCCAACCGGGTCAAGGCGCTGGTCGCCACCTCGGCGCTGGGCATGGGCTTCGACAAGCCCGACCTGGGTTTCGTGGTGCACCTCGGCTCGCCGTCCTCCCCCATCGCCTACTACCAGCAGGTCGGCCGCGCGGGGCGCGGCGTTGAGCACGCCGAGGTGCTCCTCCTGCCCGGGAAGGAGGACGAGGCGATCTGGGAGTACTTCGCCTCGCTGGCCTTCCCTTCGGAGGACCTGGTCCGCCGCACACTCGACGTCCTGGCCCGCGCGGAGCGGCCCCTCTCCCTGCCCGCTCTGGAACCGCTGGTGGAGCTGCGCCGGTCCCGCCTGGAGACCATGCTCAAGGTCCTCGACGTGGACGGGGCGGTGAAGCGGGTCAAGGGCGGCTGGATCGCCACGGGGCAGCCGTGGACGTACGACGCGGAGCGCTACGACTGGGTCGCACGGCAGCGCAAGGCCGAGCAGCAGGCGATGCGCGACTACGCCTCGACGACGGACTGCCGGATGGAGTTCCTGCAACGACAGCTGGACGACGAGGGAGCCAAGCCCTGCGGCCACTGCGACAACTGCGCGGGCCCGCGCTTCACCGGGGACACCTCGCCCGCAGCCCTCGACGCCGCCCGGGTCGACCTGGGCCGGGCCGGTGTGGAGGTGGAGCCGCGGCGCATGTGGCCGACCGGGCTGCCGGCGATCGGTGTCGAGCTGAAGGGACGCATCCCGGCCGGAGAACAGGCCGCGCCGGGGCGGGCGTTGGGCCGGCTCTCCGACATCGGCTGGGGCAACCGGCTGCGGCCGATGCTCTCGCCCCAGGCTCCGGACGGTCCGCTGCCCGACGATGTCGCCAAGGCCGTGGTGGGTGTCCTGGCCGACTGGGCGAAGGGGCCCGACGGCTGGGCCTCGGGCGCGACCGACGCCCCACCACGCCCCGTCGGCGTGGTGACCGTCGCCTCCCACACCCGGCCCCAGCTGATCCAGTCCCTCGGGGCACGCATCGCCGAGGTGGGTCGGCTGCCGATGCTCGGCTCCGTCGAGTACACGGGTGAGGCGCCCCGGGCGTCCCGCAGCAACAGCGCACAGCGGCTCAAAGCGCTCGACGGCGCCCTGACGGTGCCCCCCGCTCTGGCCGCCACGCTCACCGACCTCGCGGGGCCGGTTCTCCTCGTGGACGACTGCACCGAAACCGGCTGGACCCTCGCCGTGGCGGCCCGGCTGCTCCGACGCGCCGGCGCTCACGGGGTGTTTCCACTGGTCCTGGCCGTGCAGGGGTGA
- a CDS encoding DUF4192 domain-containing protein produces MTNHSETTGSSENGDIPSPVPSSPVPSSPVPVGRAARTPYGSPGDEPQVTLRTPAELADALPYLLGYRPEDSIVLVALRDRNGRGRFGGRARLGIPAHADDWPGAAGQLARGLVTGSERRGVRPEQMVAYLCQEPGRGETGRQVMERLRPLAQRLRVECGRLDVPVVEALCISAGRFWSYCCDDEACCPSEGVPMGLPGTSVLAAAATYAGIQVRGSLSDLRARLLPREGAVAAEQEVALDAAAMTLVSRILDDTGRSEVAGETLDLAQRLMRRLGQARPVSGLPAEDLRDDQLLGNDEAAALILGLQDRTTRDRAAQWMEGDEALPALRLWRALARRCAGSYGEHAAAPLTLAGWVAWSTGDELEAREALAMALGADPDYLFARLLHQACNEGLDPESVRRCLRAERENREDTGGGTPDGDGKAEEAARRQRTEPSTTVPSSPGRRRRTRSVVPSEGVRRRARTQGREPDANRTRPRTPAGGERPGAPRTGSTPPRASAKQSSGRRDACPGGTRKEESGPEGSVEGL; encoded by the coding sequence ATGACGAACCACAGCGAAACGACTGGATCCTCCGAGAACGGCGACATCCCGAGCCCTGTGCCCTCGAGCCCCGTGCCCTCGAGCCCCGTGCCCGTGGGCCGGGCGGCCCGCACTCCGTACGGCAGCCCCGGCGACGAACCCCAGGTCACCCTGCGCACCCCGGCCGAACTGGCCGACGCCCTGCCCTATCTGCTCGGATACCGCCCCGAGGACAGCATCGTCCTGGTCGCCCTCCGCGACCGGAACGGCCGGGGCCGCTTCGGTGGCCGCGCCAGGCTCGGCATCCCCGCACACGCGGACGACTGGCCGGGCGCGGCGGGACAGCTGGCTCGAGGCCTGGTGACCGGCAGTGAGCGCCGAGGTGTGCGACCCGAGCAGATGGTCGCCTATCTCTGCCAGGAACCGGGGCGGGGAGAGACCGGACGGCAGGTGATGGAACGACTGCGGCCCCTGGCACAGCGGCTGCGAGTCGAGTGCGGCCGCCTCGACGTTCCGGTGGTCGAGGCGTTGTGCATCTCCGCCGGGCGCTTCTGGTCGTACTGCTGCGACGACGAGGCCTGCTGCCCGTCCGAGGGCGTCCCCATGGGGCTGCCGGGGACGTCGGTACTGGCGGCGGCGGCCACCTACGCCGGCATCCAGGTACGCGGCTCGCTGAGCGACCTGCGGGCCAGGCTGCTCCCCCGGGAGGGCGCCGTGGCCGCTGAACAGGAGGTCGCCCTGGACGCGGCCGCCATGACGCTGGTCTCCCGGATCCTCGACGACACCGGCCGCTCGGAGGTGGCCGGGGAGACGCTGGACCTGGCACAGCGGCTCATGCGACGCCTCGGGCAGGCCCGGCCCGTGTCGGGCCTCCCCGCCGAGGACCTGCGCGACGACCAGCTGCTGGGGAACGACGAGGCGGCGGCGCTGATCCTCGGCCTCCAGGACCGTACGACACGAGATCGCGCGGCCCAGTGGATGGAGGGTGACGAGGCCCTTCCCGCGCTGCGTCTCTGGAGGGCCCTGGCCCGGCGCTGTGCCGGTTCGTACGGCGAGCACGCGGCCGCGCCCCTCACGCTGGCGGGGTGGGTCGCCTGGTCCACCGGCGACGAGCTGGAGGCCCGGGAGGCGTTGGCCATGGCTCTCGGCGCAGACCCCGACTACCTCTTCGCACGGCTCCTGCACCAGGCGTGCAACGAGGGCCTGGACCCGGAATCGGTCCGCCGCTGCCTGCGCGCGGAACGAGAGAACCGCGAGGACACGGGAGGCGGCACTCCGGACGGGGACGGAAAGGCCGAAGAGGCTGCGCGACGCCAACGGACCGAGCCCTCCACCACCGTGCCGTCCTCACCCGGTCGCCGGCGCCGTACCCGCTCCGTGGTCCCGTCCGAGGGTGTCCGTCGCCGTGCGAGGACGCAGGGCCGTGAGCCGGACGCGAACCGTACGCGTCCCCGTACCCCGGCCGGTGGCGAACGACCGGGAGCTCCGCGGACGGGCTCCACGCCTCCGCGCGCTTCGGCGAAGCAGAGCT